One Vicia villosa cultivar HV-30 ecotype Madison, WI linkage group LG5, Vvil1.0, whole genome shotgun sequence genomic window, TAGACTCTTTTGTTTtgctaaaattaaatttttgtgaAATGAATCTGAATtgttgtttgaatttgaattatctCGAATCTGTTAGGTTTTTCAATGCATGCATAGTTGAAATCAGAATCTCTCGAAATTAGGTTAAATTTTGAATTAGgttatgaatttcattatttcTAGGGTTGATTGTGAATTTTTTTGGTTGCATACGGATTAATGTGCTATACTTTGATTAAGTTTATGGATCTGATGTAATTTgatctgatctgatgtttgtgatttTGAGCTAGTtaagttttgatttgatttggttttgctGTGTTAATTTAATTGAAGATGAGATGTGGAATTTTTCTGTTTTGTTGTGCAGACTACATCAAGGCGTCTCTCGGTTAGGAAGGTGGAGAAGTTTgagaaaaacattacaaaaagAGGATTTGTGCCAGAAACAACTGTTAAGAAAGGAAAAGACTATCCTGTTGGCCCAATCGTGCTTGGGTTCTTCGTCTTTGTTGTCATTGGATCATGTAAGATTATCCTTTCAATGCTATTCACGATATGAGTTTTActgatttttgttttctttattccGTAATCGTGTTAGTAAGTCTTGTGCAGAATTGTAAATTTTTATTGTGTGTGATTTTTTGGTATGAATTGTGAATTGATGTTTTGAAAACTGAATTTAACTGTTGGGTTATTTGAGGGATTCTATTGCAGTCTTGTCGGTTTGATGTCCTTCAGTTTTTGAAATGTtgtttgaaaattattttattgagAACTGAGTACCGCTAATGTTAGAGACTAATCAAGGATTTATGGTTAACTGATTAATGGTTAAAATGAACATTGAGTACATCTCTTTCGCCAAAGCACATCTGAGTACATAATTTATTGCCGAACCCCTGAATTGAATCACATTTTCCAATTCTCTTTGCCAAAATGAGTGAAAAGCATTTGGTTTACAATTATTGTTGTTGAATCAAATATGCATGTCTTAGTTGATTTATGTCATAGAGATTCGACAAAGTTTTATATTGGTTGTTGACTGTCTAGCACAACTCTCATTTTATCCGCGCTTGGACCGACTATGCATATTTAGGATTGAATCAAATATGTCTCTAcaaacaatattttattttgttttatattaaagATTAGAATGAAGATGGGGAAAGGGTATTTGCTTAAGTGGAATTCAATTTGGGATTTAGCAAATCCCAAAGGAATTAGTGTTGCTTGAGCAAATGTTTTAAGTACATTCTTACAGATTAGGATTATATATTTACCTTTCATTTATTAACATTTTCATGGGCTATGTCTTATAGTTTCATTGACATGTTTGCATGTTTTTATTGCACAGCTCTGTTTCAGATAATCAGGACAGCAACCAGTGGAGGCATGGCATAATGGAGCTCTTTGAGTTTGACTGtatcatcttttctttcttagcCCTGTAGAAAATATGAATATACTTTTCTACATGTACTTGAACAATACCCGGTTCCTGTTCATGTTTTGGTGAAGTTTTAAGGATATTTTATTATACATCATCCATTGCACCTCTTCTCTTTAATTTTACTTATTGCGGCGGATTGATCTTAGTAGTTAGTTGTGAGAGCTATGAATTATGACTATGACAGATCATATTTTCATTATTCCTGCACCCCAAATTCAAATGGCAAGGGTGTGGacgtttttatttttgaacttcaAAGTGATTCTCACATTTTTTGAGAAGTTGTTAACTAGTCTTACATAATTTTAGTTAACATAACTTTACGGTCCAGGATTATAAGGGTTGATAAAACTTCTAAAAAGAGATTGGCATTGCATGCATGAATTTAATTGTTGTGCTATATCCAAGTTAATACTTCATAGGGGAGAGGAGTACAAAGGAAAGGATTAAAGTTAGATGGTCACGGGTATTGCCCTATAATAGAAAGCATCGTGTAATAAGTAGGCATTACATACAACTTCCATTTCTCTACATATACCCATTTTGTAGGCAGCTTTGAGGATTATCATACAAATTATTAGTTTTAGGTCCCAAAAAAATTGTACGAAACATTTCAACTTGTCGGTTAACAAAACTACAACAACAATTTGGTCTCCTTTATAACCATAACACGTCGACCTTATTTCCAATATTTGGTCAAATCTTAGAGTTTTATTATAGTATATAAGTGTAATACTCCACCATCTTCTCCAACCTTCCATCATCATACCACCGCTTCAGTGTTTATAGAACCCACAAacactaagggtgtgtttggtttgaaagagaagttgtgaagagagaaaTGGAAAAGAGAGAGTgtaagaagagagaaaaagatgaGAAATAAAGTAGATTTGAGGTATTGTTTGGtttaagagaaagagagaagaaatagagaagagagaagtgttgtatatttttaaaagtactattatgTCCTtgagataaataatatttttaaacaaattaatttaattttttaattttaatttaattaattaatttattatatccctttaaaaataatttgtttaccaTATTTTATTTGTTAGATGATTGTTATAGTcttattatactattattatacaaatatatactaattattgGGTTAGCTTTAtgcaaaataataattattattaatggaGGTGATTGTTAAAAAATAAAACGAGGGCATAAATGGAAATATAAGAAGATATTATGCATTCATTCCATTTCTTCTCTAAAGAGAGAAGATTGCAAAAAGCTGTGGGACCCACGTTTTAAAGATCTCTCTCACCTATTTCTTTGCTCACCAAACAAGAGAAATACAACATTTCTC contains:
- the LOC131603481 gene encoding uncharacterized protein LOC131603481 codes for the protein MTTSRRLSVRKVEKFEKNITKRGFVPETTVKKGKDYPVGPIVLGFFVFVVIGSSLFQIIRTATSGGMA